The Triticum aestivum cultivar Chinese Spring chromosome 3A, IWGSC CS RefSeq v2.1, whole genome shotgun sequence genome includes a region encoding these proteins:
- the LOC123059910 gene encoding mediator of RNA polymerase II transcription subunit 22a, with the protein MSKPGGSAGGATAGPTAAAAAAAAQKQRALLQKADADVSSLVDNFSALINIARVNDPPVRNSQEAFQMDMRASRMVHSADSLLKLVSELKRTAIFSGLSSLSENVDRRIEVLSQQAEETERMLERIGQEAAASLKELEAHYYSSVVRTPLYD; encoded by the exons ATGAGCAAGCCAGGCGGCAGCGCTGGCGGCGCCACGGCGGGCCcgacggcggcggccgcggccgctGCGGCGCAGAAGCAGAGGGCGCTCCTCCAGAAGGCCGACGCCGACGTCAGCAGCCTCGTCGACAACTTCTCCGCCCTCATCAACATCGCCCGC GTCAACGACCCGCCCGTGCGCAACTCGCAGGAGGCGTTCCAGATGGACATGCGCGCCTCCCGCATG GTGCATTCAGCAGACTCTCTGTTGAAACTAGTATCGGAACTTAAGAGGACAGCTATCTTTTCTGGGCTTTCTTCTTTGAGTGAGAATGTTGATAGGAGGATTGAAGTGCTCAGTCAACAGGCAGAGGAGACAGAGAGAATGCTGGAGAGGATTGGGCAGGAAGCAGCAGCAAGCCTTAAGGAGTTGGAGGCACATTACTACTCGTCTGTTGTGCGGACTCCGCTCTATGATTGA